In Natronomonas halophila, one DNA window encodes the following:
- a CDS encoding MBL fold metallo-hydrolase has translation MSSVSVHRIEFDIPWPPDTAYAYLVDVNEPVLVDAGGPGESGTETLRDGLAEIGYELADIEHLLITHPHTDHGGQAATIVEAADPTVYALEGVRERLARDADDLAAAIRANATEVGVPDPEAEVDRAVDSLRRNRDCLPPEHIDVELAPGEAVEAGGIAFEAVHVPGHQENQAAFRHGDLLFAGDTAVEPFRPAALHVGLDHGCYEAIYAFHRGLDALETVASDIDRVYPGHGPVFDDLQAVIERDRASLEALVEDCRTTLSDLGAATAYEVTDARIENLEKRPYTIFESVGALARLERQGVIDSSMDGDVRRYHPS, from the coding sequence ATGAGTTCCGTGTCGGTCCACCGCATCGAGTTCGATATCCCGTGGCCGCCGGATACGGCCTACGCGTATCTGGTCGACGTCAATGAACCCGTACTGGTCGACGCCGGGGGCCCCGGCGAATCCGGCACCGAGACACTCCGGGACGGCCTCGCCGAGATAGGGTACGAACTTGCGGATATCGAACACCTCCTGATTACACACCCGCACACGGACCACGGCGGACAGGCCGCGACGATCGTCGAGGCGGCCGACCCAACCGTCTACGCGCTCGAAGGCGTTCGCGAGCGCCTCGCACGCGACGCCGACGACCTCGCGGCCGCCATCCGTGCGAACGCCACCGAGGTCGGTGTCCCCGACCCCGAAGCGGAGGTCGACCGCGCGGTCGATTCGCTTCGACGCAATCGCGACTGTCTACCGCCGGAGCACATCGACGTCGAACTCGCGCCGGGCGAAGCCGTCGAAGCAGGCGGTATCGCCTTCGAAGCGGTTCACGTTCCCGGCCACCAGGAGAATCAGGCGGCGTTCCGACACGGCGACCTGCTTTTCGCCGGCGACACCGCCGTCGAACCGTTCCGCCCGGCAGCCCTCCACGTCGGCCTCGACCACGGCTGTTACGAGGCGATATATGCCTTCCATCGAGGGTTGGACGCCCTCGAAACCGTCGCCTCCGACATCGACCGGGTCTATCCCGGCCACGGGCCCGTCTTCGATGACCTTCAGGCCGTCATCGAGCGGGACCGTGCGTCACTGGAGGCCCTCGTCGAGGACTGCCGGACGACTCTCAGCGACCTCGGCGCTGCGACGGCCTACGAGGTGACTGACGCCCGAATCGAGAACCTCGAGAAACGTCCCTATACGATATTCGAGTCCGTCGGCGCGCTCGCGCGGCTGGAGCGGCAGGGCGTCATCGACTCGTCGATGGATGGGGACGTACGGCGATACCACCCATCGTAG
- a CDS encoding LamG-like jellyroll fold domain-containing protein, whose translation MGSNSGDRAVSPVIGVILMVAITVVLAAVIGVMALSLGETPPDQQVETVVDLHGTNAGAELTPTAVGQTFQVRLNGETLTTLDQSSTGSTVFLPTAPDDEVLLVAEGDETSVLLREEFEAGEAGDFVGYYTFDGSGSTLEDGSRNGNHGDLEGDGGGPQWVEDGNGTALSFDGTVDGSNESDDYVQVDDLKTEGTGDVEAFTVATTFRLDENGRVQQLVEHSSGSEEWHIETTGDDELQFGVNYGDDHFITTANDALQTGETYVAVATYDGETYRLYLDGTKANESTYESPVDMGSMRIGQDDSGADQPLDGRLYEFRLYYTALDEDEVEMLTRAMERS comes from the coding sequence ATGGGGTCGAACAGCGGCGACCGAGCGGTCTCGCCCGTCATCGGCGTTATCCTAATGGTCGCGATTACGGTGGTGCTGGCGGCCGTAATTGGTGTGATGGCGTTGAGCCTCGGGGAGACCCCGCCCGACCAGCAGGTCGAGACGGTCGTCGACCTCCACGGCACGAACGCGGGTGCCGAACTGACACCGACGGCCGTCGGACAGACCTTTCAGGTCCGGCTCAACGGCGAGACCCTGACGACGCTCGACCAGAGTTCGACCGGGTCGACGGTATTCCTGCCGACAGCACCGGACGACGAGGTTCTCCTCGTCGCTGAAGGCGACGAGACGAGCGTCCTCCTCCGCGAGGAGTTCGAAGCCGGCGAGGCCGGCGATTTCGTCGGCTACTACACCTTCGACGGAAGCGGGAGCACGCTCGAAGACGGGTCACGAAACGGGAACCACGGAGACCTCGAAGGCGACGGCGGTGGGCCGCAGTGGGTCGAGGACGGAAACGGAACGGCGCTGTCGTTTGATGGGACGGTTGACGGCTCAAACGAATCGGACGACTACGTGCAGGTTGACGATCTCAAGACCGAGGGAACTGGCGACGTCGAGGCCTTCACTGTCGCGACGACGTTCCGTCTCGACGAGAACGGGAGAGTACAGCAACTCGTCGAACACAGCAGCGGCAGCGAGGAGTGGCACATCGAAACGACCGGCGATGACGAACTGCAGTTCGGGGTCAACTACGGGGACGACCACTTCATCACGACCGCCAACGACGCGCTTCAGACCGGCGAAACCTACGTTGCCGTCGCCACTTACGACGGTGAGACCTACCGCCTCTATCTCGACGGCACGAAAGCCAACGAGTCCACCTACGAGTCGCCCGTCGACATGGGAAGCATGCGAATCGGGCAGGACGACTCAGGTGCCGACCAACCCCTCGACGGCCGACTCTACGAGTTCCGCCTCTACTACACAGCCCTCGACGAGGACGAAGTCGAGATGCTCACTCGCGCGATGGAACGTTCCTGA
- a CDS encoding zinc ribbon domain-containing protein — protein MVPEPDSSRGCEKCGHTETEVGTISTTGGGLSKMFDIQTNSFKVVSCTNCGYSELYRDTTAGSSDIVDVFLG, from the coding sequence ATGGTCCCCGAACCAGACTCCTCCCGCGGTTGCGAGAAGTGCGGTCACACGGAAACCGAAGTCGGCACGATTTCGACGACTGGCGGCGGCCTGAGCAAGATGTTCGACATCCAGACGAACAGTTTCAAGGTCGTCTCCTGTACGAACTGCGGTTACTCGGAACTCTACCGCGATACCACGGCCGGGTCCAGCGACATCGTCGACGTCTTCCTCGGCTGA
- a CDS encoding quinone oxidoreductase family protein produces MKAAQVTEFGETGVLEITEADEPEPREGQVRIEVKAAGINFADIMQRRGHYQGGPEPPYIPGMEVAGVIDAVGEGVNREEGEAVVSLVNGGGYAEYAIADARGLLDVPGDLSFEEAAGFPVQWLTAHNCLHEWGGLEEGETVLIHAAAGGVGSAAVQLADEAGAEVIGTASTEEKLSMAEDLGLDHPVQYTEEDFVDRVNEITDGEGVDLVLDGIGGDTSDRSLDALTSFGRMVSFGAAAGEPGRPNTADLLFGNKKVIGYHLGRALNEKPMKVMGAVPELTQLLGDGTLEVQVGHTFDLEDAAEAHQFIEDRKSSGKVVLKP; encoded by the coding sequence ATGAAAGCAGCCCAGGTAACCGAATTCGGCGAGACAGGCGTCTTGGAGATTACGGAGGCGGACGAACCGGAACCCCGCGAGGGGCAGGTCCGCATCGAGGTCAAGGCCGCGGGTATCAACTTCGCGGACATCATGCAGCGCCGCGGCCACTATCAGGGTGGCCCCGAACCGCCGTACATCCCGGGAATGGAGGTTGCGGGCGTCATCGATGCCGTCGGCGAGGGAGTCAACCGCGAGGAGGGCGAGGCCGTCGTCTCGCTGGTCAACGGCGGCGGCTACGCGGAGTACGCCATCGCCGACGCCCGCGGTCTACTGGACGTGCCCGGTGACCTCTCCTTCGAGGAGGCCGCCGGCTTCCCCGTCCAGTGGCTGACCGCGCACAACTGCCTCCACGAGTGGGGCGGCCTCGAAGAAGGCGAGACGGTCCTCATCCACGCCGCGGCGGGCGGTGTCGGCAGCGCCGCCGTCCAGTTGGCCGACGAGGCCGGCGCCGAAGTCATCGGCACTGCCTCGACCGAGGAGAAACTCTCGATGGCCGAAGACCTCGGTCTGGACCACCCCGTCCAGTACACCGAGGAGGACTTCGTCGACCGCGTGAACGAAATCACCGATGGCGAGGGCGTCGACCTCGTGCTGGACGGCATCGGCGGCGACACGAGCGACCGGAGCCTCGATGCGCTGACTTCCTTCGGCCGGATGGTTTCGTTCGGCGCCGCCGCCGGCGAACCGGGCCGGCCGAACACCGCCGACCTCCTGTTCGGCAACAAGAAGGTCATCGGCTACCACCTCGGCCGCGCGCTGAACGAAAAGCCGATGAAGGTGATGGGCGCAGTGCCGGAACTCACCCAACTGCTCGGCGACGGCACCCTCGAGGTCCAGGTCGGCCACACCTTCGACCTCGAAGACGCCGCCGAAGCCCACCAGTTCATCGAGGACCGCAAATCCAGCGGGAAGGTCGTCCTGAAGCCGTAA
- a CDS encoding FAD-binding oxidoreductase, whose amino-acid sequence MTYDCSFLDSLDLDGDVSYEDSARANHAADWVAQEAGLGVTPDAVVWPKSTADVSAVMEAAHEHEVPVTPYAAGTSMEGNAVPLFKGISMDMTKMNDVLEVRPDDFQIDVEPGVMGNVIDETVGEHGMFFPPMPSSANISTIGGMIVNDAAGQKTVKYGEVADWVLELEVVLADGTVIETGSKAVKTSSGYNLKDLIIGSEGTLGIVTRATLELEGRPEQIRGGRAVFGSMDDAAEAVFDSVRSGVDVAKLELIDPLAGEMANDYFDTGLPDAAMIFVEFHANHNVEEEIEFFEAILEAHDVEQFEIAEEERMDELWAARDELAFAVQQYDPDLEPRHPGDVTVPISKYPDIIRYAKDRAAEHDILLPCFGHAGDGNVHYAALVDPDDEEMVAAADELYDDIVEQAIEWGGTATGEHGIGMGKRKFLELEHGAGGVQAMRAVKAALDPKDILNPGKMFPETEEEGVRMEMPTDD is encoded by the coding sequence ATGACCTACGACTGTTCGTTCCTCGACTCGCTCGACCTCGACGGCGACGTGTCCTACGAGGATTCGGCCCGCGCGAACCACGCGGCCGATTGGGTCGCACAGGAGGCCGGCCTCGGCGTCACGCCCGACGCCGTCGTCTGGCCGAAATCGACCGCCGACGTCTCGGCTGTCATGGAAGCGGCCCACGAACACGAGGTGCCCGTCACGCCCTACGCGGCGGGTACCTCGATGGAGGGCAACGCCGTGCCCCTTTTCAAGGGTATCAGCATGGACATGACGAAGATGAACGACGTGCTGGAGGTCCGCCCGGACGACTTCCAGATCGATGTCGAACCGGGCGTCATGGGCAACGTCATCGACGAGACGGTCGGCGAACACGGGATGTTCTTCCCGCCGATGCCCTCCTCGGCCAATATCTCGACTATCGGCGGTATGATTGTCAACGACGCTGCGGGCCAAAAGACCGTCAAATACGGCGAGGTGGCCGACTGGGTGCTCGAACTCGAGGTCGTCCTCGCGGACGGCACCGTCATCGAAACCGGAAGCAAGGCCGTCAAAACGTCGTCGGGCTACAACCTCAAGGACCTCATCATCGGCAGCGAGGGCACACTCGGAATCGTCACGCGCGCGACGCTGGAACTCGAAGGCCGCCCCGAGCAAATCCGCGGCGGCCGCGCCGTCTTCGGGTCGATGGACGACGCCGCCGAGGCCGTCTTCGATTCGGTCCGGTCGGGCGTCGACGTGGCAAAACTCGAACTTATCGACCCGCTGGCGGGGGAGATGGCCAACGACTACTTCGATACCGGCCTCCCCGACGCAGCGATGATTTTCGTCGAGTTCCACGCCAACCACAACGTCGAGGAGGAAATCGAGTTCTTCGAGGCCATCCTCGAGGCCCACGACGTCGAGCAGTTCGAAATCGCCGAGGAAGAGCGGATGGACGAACTCTGGGCGGCCCGCGACGAACTCGCCTTCGCCGTCCAGCAGTACGACCCCGACCTCGAACCCCGCCACCCCGGCGACGTGACCGTCCCCATCAGCAAGTACCCCGATATCATCCGCTACGCGAAGGACCGAGCGGCCGAACACGACATCTTGCTTCCCTGCTTCGGCCACGCAGGGGACGGAAACGTCCACTATGCGGCGCTTGTCGACCCCGACGACGAAGAGATGGTCGCCGCCGCGGACGAACTCTACGACGACATCGTCGAGCAAGCTATCGAGTGGGGCGGCACCGCAACCGGCGAACACGGCATCGGCATGGGCAAGCGCAAGTTCCTCGAACTGGAGCACGGCGCGGGCGGCGTGCAGGCGATGCGAGCCGTGAAGGCCGCGTTAGACCCAAAGGACATCCTCAATCCCGGGAAGATGTTCCCCGAAACCGAGGAAGAGGGCGTTCGGATGGAGATGCCGACCGACGACTGA
- a CDS encoding acyl-CoA dehydrogenase family protein produces the protein MSSAHLDDEHEMIRNSVREFLEDEIAPDLPEADRKPMSKEEAIEYQQMLGDLGIGPGDTESDGFADPLTYTVTSEEISRIWPSLNVTLNMSFPTIFAPYAGEETADALGDKLDDGSCIGCMAVTEPDGGSDTASPGTTAVKEGDEYVINGEKTWVSNAPIADMALVVAQDEAAGQRDFFIVDTVTNDVETRELDKLGWKGSPTGQIFFDDVRVPEDNKLMNAVMNMLASGDSDLAENEMFQTGDPLNAMFAYMRTGMAAMSVGIMQAAYEAALDYAKDREVFGGPIGGHQLVQEKLYNIRAGLETGRLLTYEAARKVAEADPEARMYSSLAKGWVCEKSVEVADEALQVHGGNGLSKEYPLERYYRDARTMTIPDGTTDIQQLVVGKELTGIRAYE, from the coding sequence ATGAGCAGTGCCCACCTCGACGACGAACACGAGATGATTCGGAACTCCGTCCGGGAGTTCCTCGAAGACGAAATCGCGCCGGACCTGCCGGAGGCCGACCGGAAGCCGATGAGCAAAGAAGAGGCCATCGAGTATCAGCAGATGCTCGGCGACCTCGGCATCGGTCCCGGCGACACAGAAAGCGACGGGTTCGCCGACCCGCTGACGTATACGGTCACCTCCGAGGAGATCTCGCGTATCTGGCCGTCGCTCAACGTCACGCTCAACATGTCGTTCCCGACGATATTCGCGCCGTATGCGGGCGAGGAGACGGCCGACGCCCTCGGCGACAAACTCGACGACGGCTCCTGTATCGGCTGTATGGCCGTCACCGAACCCGACGGCGGCAGCGACACGGCCAGTCCGGGAACGACCGCGGTCAAGGAGGGTGACGAATACGTCATCAACGGCGAGAAGACGTGGGTCTCGAACGCGCCCATCGCCGACATGGCCCTCGTCGTCGCACAGGACGAGGCGGCCGGCCAACGGGATTTCTTCATCGTCGATACGGTCACGAACGACGTCGAGACGCGCGAACTCGACAAACTCGGCTGGAAGGGGTCGCCGACCGGCCAGATATTCTTCGACGACGTTCGGGTGCCGGAGGACAACAAACTGATGAACGCCGTGATGAACATGCTCGCATCCGGCGACTCCGACCTCGCGGAAAACGAGATGTTCCAGACCGGCGACCCGCTCAACGCCATGTTCGCCTATATGCGGACGGGGATGGCCGCGATGTCGGTCGGCATCATGCAGGCCGCCTACGAGGCGGCGCTGGATTACGCGAAAGACCGCGAAGTCTTCGGCGGACCCATCGGCGGCCACCAACTCGTTCAGGAGAAACTCTACAACATCCGTGCCGGCCTCGAAACCGGCCGCCTGCTGACCTACGAGGCCGCGAGGAAGGTCGCCGAGGCCGACCCCGAGGCCCGGATGTACTCTTCGCTTGCGAAGGGGTGGGTCTGTGAGAAATCCGTCGAGGTGGCCGACGAGGCCCTGCAGGTCCACGGCGGCAACGGCCTCTCGAAGGAGTACCCCCTCGAACGCTACTACCGGGACGCGCGTACGATGACGATTCCCGACGGGACGACGGACATCCAGCAACTCGTCGTCGGCAAGGAACTGACCGGCATCCGCGCCTACGAGTAG
- a CDS encoding SIR2 family NAD-dependent protein deacylase — MTRQEIADAAAEIREADTVAALTGAGVSTASGIPDFRSEDGIWTEYDPNDFHVRRFRADPEGFWTDRIELVEDLFGEGFEPNAAHEALADLEAAGHLDGLVTQNVDGLHQRAGNEDPIEIHGNGQRVACTGCNRRQDADPVFERVREGEVPPTCEQCGEVLKPDVVLFGEELPQHELLSAQSLSKDADAYLAVGSSLTVEPAASLPRTAASNGATLIIVNLDPTDLSDRADFDFRADVTEVLPALAEAVVDGT, encoded by the coding sequence ATGACCCGGCAGGAGATAGCCGACGCCGCCGCGGAAATCCGCGAGGCCGACACCGTCGCCGCGTTGACCGGCGCGGGTGTCTCGACGGCCTCCGGCATCCCGGATTTTCGCTCGGAGGATGGTATCTGGACCGAGTACGACCCCAACGACTTCCACGTCCGTCGGTTCCGGGCCGACCCCGAAGGCTTCTGGACCGACCGCATCGAACTGGTCGAGGACCTCTTCGGCGAGGGGTTCGAACCCAACGCCGCCCACGAGGCGCTGGCCGACCTGGAGGCGGCGGGCCACCTCGACGGCCTCGTCACCCAGAACGTCGACGGCCTCCACCAGCGGGCGGGCAACGAGGACCCAATCGAGATTCACGGCAACGGCCAGCGGGTCGCCTGCACCGGATGCAACCGACGGCAGGACGCCGACCCCGTCTTCGAGCGCGTCCGCGAAGGGGAGGTACCGCCGACCTGCGAGCAGTGCGGTGAGGTGCTGAAACCCGACGTCGTCCTCTTCGGCGAGGAGCTCCCCCAGCACGAACTCCTCAGCGCGCAATCACTGTCGAAGGACGCCGACGCGTATCTCGCGGTCGGGTCGTCGCTGACCGTCGAACCCGCCGCGTCGCTGCCCCGGACCGCCGCGAGCAACGGCGCGACGCTCATCATCGTCAATCTCGACCCGACTGACCTCTCGGACCGGGCAGACTTCGACTTCCGTGCGGACGTGACCGAGGTGCTGCCGGCCCTCGCCGAGGCGGTCGTCGACGGGACGTAG
- a CDS encoding cupin domain-containing protein, producing MDYKVIDLDDVPVTDLSEIEGVPPDLDIRPVGDQLGLEEMRATVWYFEPGEEIQYHAHSEQEELYFVLEGEFSLKLGRSGEEEYIDADEGTFWVAKPKVGHGHRYVGDDQGVVLSLGAPPVEDPGLDPHSLED from the coding sequence ATGGACTACAAGGTCATCGACCTGGACGACGTGCCGGTAACCGACCTCTCCGAAATCGAGGGGGTGCCGCCGGACCTCGATATCCGGCCCGTCGGCGACCAACTCGGACTCGAGGAGATGCGAGCGACGGTCTGGTATTTCGAACCCGGCGAAGAAATCCAGTATCACGCCCACAGCGAGCAGGAAGAGCTTTACTTCGTCCTCGAAGGCGAGTTCTCGCTGAAACTCGGTCGGTCCGGGGAAGAAGAGTACATCGACGCCGACGAGGGCACCTTCTGGGTCGCCAAGCCGAAGGTCGGCCACGGCCACCGCTACGTCGGCGACGACCAGGGCGTCGTCCTCTCGCTCGGCGCGCCGCCGGTCGAAGACCCCGGTCTCGACCCCCACTCGCTGGAGGATTAG
- a CDS encoding glutaredoxin family protein, with protein MSITLYRLEACPFCEFVVDKLDELGVDYDSVWVEGPHSNRDEVKAVSGQRQVPVIVDDAYGVTMSQSARILEFIETTYGDAGSPEDVDTDFDF; from the coding sequence ATGTCCATCACACTCTACCGTCTGGAGGCCTGTCCGTTCTGCGAGTTCGTCGTCGACAAACTCGACGAACTGGGCGTCGACTACGACAGCGTCTGGGTCGAAGGGCCACACTCCAATCGCGACGAGGTAAAGGCGGTTTCGGGCCAGCGACAGGTGCCGGTCATCGTCGACGACGCCTACGGCGTCACGATGAGCCAGTCGGCCCGGATTCTGGAGTTCATCGAAACGACCTACGGCGACGCCGGGTCGCCGGAGGACGTCGACACCGACTTCGACTTCTAA
- a CDS encoding redoxin domain-containing protein, protein MPPSVGEDAPEFEALLCDGETFRPTALGDAVGERGAVLVFDGFVFSAIARNWWRRYDSNGWADFDGVPVYGVVSDGPYAINEFLRQLDSPFSMFSDTGGDVADAYDLLVEREGMAGTKTARRGIFVLDEAGAVRHAWDTDDWIYPVPREEIEEAVASL, encoded by the coding sequence ATGCCACCATCTGTCGGTGAAGACGCCCCCGAGTTCGAGGCATTGCTCTGCGACGGCGAGACCTTTCGGCCAACAGCCCTCGGTGACGCAGTCGGCGAGCGGGGCGCCGTCCTCGTTTTCGACGGGTTCGTCTTTTCAGCTATCGCCCGGAACTGGTGGCGTCGCTACGACAGCAACGGCTGGGCCGATTTCGACGGCGTTCCCGTCTACGGCGTCGTCAGCGACGGCCCCTACGCAATCAACGAGTTCCTCCGCCAGTTGGACAGCCCCTTCTCCATGTTCTCCGATACCGGCGGCGACGTCGCCGACGCCTACGACCTGCTGGTCGAACGCGAGGGAATGGCGGGCACGAAAACCGCCCGCCGTGGGATTTTCGTCCTCGACGAGGCTGGCGCCGTCCGCCACGCGTGGGACACCGACGACTGGATTTATCCGGTGCCGCGCGAGGAAATCGAAGAGGCCGTAGCGTCGCTGTAG